In Miscanthus floridulus cultivar M001 chromosome 8, ASM1932011v1, whole genome shotgun sequence, the sequence ACCCGGGCGGCGCCGGCGACGCGGCCCTGTTCGACGTCGTCTCCCTCGCCGActgggacgacggcggcggctcgtCGTCGGGCGGCGGCGCCCCCTTCGTCGAAGCCGGAATCAAGAACCGGCTGCTGGAAGATAACGCTGCCAGCGATGACGACGACGAGAACCCCGACGATGCCGCCGTCAATTCTGACGACTCCGACGCCGAGCCGCCGCGGATCGCGTACCTCCTCGAGGGCACCAAGGGGGACGGCCTGCGGATGCGGCGGACGCTGCAGGCCATCTACCACCCGCGCAACCAATACATCCTGCACCTCGACCTGGAGGCGCCGCCGCGGGAGCGGATCGATCTGGCTATGTACGTCAAGGGCGACCCCATGTTTAGCCAGGTCGGGAATGTGCGGGTCATCGCCAAGGGCAACCTTGTCACCTACAAGGGGCCGACCATGGTCGCCTGCACGCTCCACGCCGTCGCCATTCTTCTCAAGGAGGGGCTCCAGTGGGACTGGTTCATCAATCTCAGTGCGTCGGATTATCCGCTCATGGCACAAGATGGTCAGTGTTCTTTAGCCACCCTTTTTTCCCCTTAATTTTTTTTGGGAGGACAATCATTTTTGTGGTAAACTTCTGCAACTCTGTTTCTGCGGTCTGATTGATACCATTACTTATGGCAGCATTAGCATGCTTCAGAGGATTCAAGTGTAGCATAGGCACCATAGATTGCACCCCCTCTCTCTGCACTAGTTTGCATTAAATTTATTTTGCATTATCTAAGCTTATACtaaatccgttctaaattatagtttgtttgatttttttgaccccaagtttgaccactcgtcttattcaaaaatttgtggcAACTTGGGGTTAAAAAAGTAACGAATAGTATATGAATACCTGTTTTTAGGTGGCAACAAACAGAACACATTGCTTCACTGTTGTCAACCTAATCTGTCTACTTCTCATTTTGTAAGTTGTCATCTTTGGAAACACATGGTTCAGCTAAGAATGGAGATTTTTTACTGAATTTGAGATTGATGTGAAAAATGTCTAGTTCCAATATTGCACGTTTATTGTCATAACATGAGTGAAGTAACATGGGCCTCCAATTGTATAGGCACACATATTAATTTTGTATGATCTAGACATCTATTCATATGGAAAGTTAGTAATAGCAGCAGCGGTCATCGTTCATTCGAGCATACAGCCCTATAGTGAAGCTTAAATCTTCATATACAGAGCAGCAACATGTTGTTACATAGCTGTGGAAGTTACTGTACTTGTATGGTTAAATGCTTGTTTTTGTTTTCCAGATATACTTCATGTCTTCTCTTCTTTGCCAAGAAATCTTAATTTTATTGAGCACTTTCGGTTATCTGGGTGGAAAGTGTAAGTTTCCTTACTAATCTGTTAATTTGTTCACTTTGTACAAATGCTCTCTGTTTTTGTGCCCTTAATTTCTGACGCTTTCCCCCAATCACAGTAATATAAGGGCGAAACCAATTGTTCTGGACCCAGGGCTCTATCTGTCAAAGAAATTTGACCTTACTATGACTACTGAGCGGAGAGAATTGCCAACATCTTTCAAATTATATACTGGTAGGCCTGGTTCTCAATTCAATATTCAGAACATAGGCTTGAAGCTATTGTATCCATAAAATGGCAATACATTGATGTGGCAGTTGGCATGAATATTGGCATGTAGTCACTAACAATTTTGCATGCTACTTTATATTGGCATGTAGTTCCAAATTTGCTGGTTTACAACCAGTCAACCACAAGAAGAAAGTTTGGGCGCATTAATTTATGGTAGCAGATCCTAGTCGCCTCCTAAGCTAGCAGAGTATTGTTGCCTGCCATGGTCGAGCTGCAATTTCTTAATTCATCTTGAactaataattgtgaattcaaatTTTTAGTTCCTATTTAGTTTTTTTCCTTCATTGTGAACTCTTTCAGTTCTTCAGGCAGTTCTATGATCAGTTATCAATTATGCTTCTTATGTTCCACAGTGTCCTCATGTCCTCCTAAGTCTACAGTAGGTATAAACTCTTGTTCCAATATGCTCATTGAGGCTTGGCATTTTCTATCCAAAAAAAAGAGAGCCAAAAACAATAATCGCTGCTGCATTGAATTGTCAGACTGGAGGTTTGTGATCAAGATGTTTGGACCGAGCCCGTAGTGTTTGGATATGTTGTTGATCAATTCTTCTGATTGACCGTGCTTAAGACTCTCGTTTTCTTTGTTTCAGCACATGCTGAAATGAATTAATAGTGGTATAGAAAAAAAATGTTATTTTCTGTAAGGTGTAatgatttatatatatgcatcTTGGTAGTAGTATAAAATGTCATGATGTTTCGTCACTTTTTAATCTGTGTTATAATCATGGCCTTCCTATATTTTGATTGGCAGGTTCTGCTTGGATAATGCTCACAAAATCCTTCCTTGAGTACTGTATATGGGGTTGGGATAATCTCCCACGAAACCTGCTGATGTACTATGTCAACTTCATCTCCTCACCAGAAGGCTATTTCCAAACTGTCATCTGCAACTCTGATGATTTTCGGGGCACGGCAGTTGGCCACGACCTTCACTACATCGCTTGGGACTACCCTCCAAAGCAGCATCCGTTGATCCTTTCCATGAAGGACTTAAACAAGATGGTCAAGAGCGGCGCACCGTTTGCACGAAAGTTTCCCAAGGATGACAAGGTCCTGGATAAGATTGACCGCGAGCTTTTGCACCGCTCAGAGGGCCGGTTCACCCCAGGAGCATGGTGTGATGGGAGCTCTGAAGGAGGAGCTGATCCATGTCTGTCTAGGGGTGAAGACTCTGTTTTTGAGCCTGGTCCTGGTGCTGAAAGGCTGCGAGGCCTGATGAAGAAGGTGCTCTCATGGGATTACCGCAATGGTAGCTGTTCCTCACTTGCTTATGATCAGACAAAGAGGGATTGGTATGTTCCTAAAAGTAAAGGATAATTCTGGTGCCTTGCTATGCTTTCTTGTAAATGCAGCTCTTGACCCCTTCCATTGAAATGAACAACACTAGAAACACAGCCTGTTGACCAAGAAAAATAGGTGTAGTACTATTCTTGCCTGTGAAATAAGAGTAAAGCAGTTATATGATGGAAATTAACGGCAGTGGAAAATGCTGGATCTTTCATCGGTTCAATACTACCCCGCATGTgcaaaactagaaaagaacattaTTCTTCAGTTCTACTTGTGGTCAAGGTCTCACTTTCCACCTGTTTTTGTGCCTGATCACAATCAAATTGGAAGACCCCAGTTTGGACTGGACATGAAGTATGCAAAAAAGAAAGTCTGCCAGGAATTTTTCCTATCGTTGGACTGAATCACATGCTGCATTCTGAGTAATCCATTTTTCCTACCGGTGATAATCCTGTCTGCTAGGTAGCATTGATTCATAGCATTGTATTCCTTAGATGTTGATAACCTGAAATGAAATGTTCGACAGATGAAGATATATCCTTGGCAATGTTATCCACCATGAATTCTTCAGCAGAACTGTTACCAGATTCAGTAGTTCTGAATGAAGGGCAAACTGTCTGTCTTAAATAAAAACTTTGGTAAGCTTGGCACATTGGACTCTGGCTGGTGCGCACAGAATTCTTGCAAATTAGTGTCATTGCCATGGTGTCAGCCCCCAAAATCGATTTTGAATTGCCAAGGACTAATACTAATATATGGGTACTACTAGTAGCTACCTTTGGAACAGTTTGCTTGTATGGCACACAAATAGTCTCCCGGTGCACACACTTGTGGCTATTGACATATTCTCCCTTTGGTTACAAATCTCTGAATAATGTACTAACAGTCTTTGAATGTAAATTTGACCAGTATTTTCTCCTTTTCAAACATTACTATGTAACGCAGCCAAGTTTTCATATTATGAAGCTATTTGTCAAAACACATCCGTACTTATGGTTCCAATGTTCCATTATGAACGATATTGACCGTCGAAgtataaaaacaagaaaaaaaaaggagtGAGACAACAGGTTACCTGCGTTCCTGAATGGATGGATTAGGAATACTGAAGAGTGAAGGTGAATATTATCAATAAAACAAATACTTTTTTCGACCACGGGAGATGAAGATGACATCATGTGGCTTTGTATCTCGAGGAAGGAAGTAACGAAGAATAAGCCAGTAATTTTGACGAGGATGAAGACTCTACCAATTGAGCTATCTTGCTTTCTTCTCGTATTACCATCACTATTTAGAGGCTCATTTTATAGCCTTTATGTTACACTCATCATGAAATGTGCTAGGAAAAGAAGTTGGACTCGAGAAATTATCACGCGAAATAGAAACATCCGACTATCAATTCAGTAGCTAGACTTTAAGTTCCATGGACAATAACTGTTATTAGAACTATTCTATTTTCTAAGAAAAACCTATATGCTTATGTACGAAATCTTTTTTAAGTAAACCTCTAAATCTATCCTCCATAACAAATCAACCACCTCCATGGTTATGAAAATGAACCCATCTCTGTCTCTAAATTATGCACCTCTATTACGATTAGAATAAAAAAGAACTTCTCATAGAGCATCTTCAACAGTTTGGTAAACCAACTTCTAATTTCCGCGTTTTAATTTGGGGAAAAAGTGGATCATGCGCAAGAGCGCCTTTCTTGCCATGCACCTTGCGGAGCACGAGCCCAGTGTTTGCTTCGATAAGCAGAGCCAGCCGACCGTCGCCCTGTTTGTTTTGCTGAAATTTGGTTGATGTTGTTTTCTTGTGAGAGAAAGCACTGTTCCTTTGCTGAAAAGTACCGCTGAAGTAATGCCGAAGAATATGGCGCgtctttttttttaataataagCTAGTGGACCCCACTAGAAAATGGGGACCATGATGAAAATTTAAGTTAAGTTTTTTGTTTGTTTAGGGAACTATTGGAGGAGAGGTAGTACTCCTATATTTTGTTCTTAATACTTTTTTGGCATGCTTCTAAAACTAGTTTTTCGGTCGTGAATTTTTTTTTagtttggagatgctcttacacaAGTACTATGTATTACAAATTAGGAGGTATAACAAAAATTGGATTCAAAGTCCACGAGAAAAGTGTGACCAATATATTACTCGTAAGCTCCGAGCTAAAAGTTTGATAAACATTAGCATGGTCGGAGGCAGCGACACACCACCACACCTGTCTCGTGTTCCTCACTCGTGAACATGAACATCAGCATGGTCGGCCGGAGTAGCTGCTGCTGCCTTTTGCAAGCAAGCAAAGCAACGACTGACTGACTTGTACTATTTCAGGCGGCAGCAACGCCGTACCGATCTTTATTTTATGATCACACCTGGCGCCGTTTTCGCCGGCCGCGCATGCAAGGACAATGTG encodes:
- the LOC136472346 gene encoding beta-glucuronosyltransferase GlcAT14B-like, with amino-acid sequence MKKNWGLSSGHARPFGDRRWLLPFLASLLVTATLLLAAACGLFSPPYPGGAGDAALFDVVSLADWDDGGGSSSGGGAPFVEAGIKNRLLEDNAASDDDDENPDDAAVNSDDSDAEPPRIAYLLEGTKGDGLRMRRTLQAIYHPRNQYILHLDLEAPPRERIDLAMYVKGDPMFSQVGNVRVIAKGNLVTYKGPTMVACTLHAVAILLKEGLQWDWFINLSASDYPLMAQDDILHVFSSLPRNLNFIEHFRLSGWKVNIRAKPIVLDPGLYLSKKFDLTMTTERRELPTSFKLYTGSAWIMLTKSFLEYCIWGWDNLPRNLLMYYVNFISSPEGYFQTVICNSDDFRGTAVGHDLHYIAWDYPPKQHPLILSMKDLNKMVKSGAPFARKFPKDDKVLDKIDRELLHRSEGRFTPGAWCDGSSEGGADPCLSRGEDSVFEPGPGAERLRGLMKKVLSWDYRNGSCSSLAYDQTKRDWYVPKSKG